In the genome of Palaemon carinicauda isolate YSFRI2023 chromosome 13, ASM3689809v2, whole genome shotgun sequence, one region contains:
- the LOC137651493 gene encoding spidroin-1-like, translated as MQEEKNKCRKNKSDFSSEAAEEEEGGRAATLVGEKGQEAAAAAAATATGLDKCRKNKSDFFSAAAAEEEGGRAATLVGGKGQGAAAATPATAAGVDKCRKNKSDFFSAAAAEEEGGRTATLVGRKGQGAAAATPATAAGVDKCRKNKSDFFSAAAEEEEGGPALTLVDKCRKNKSDFSSAAAEEEEGGRAATLVGGKGQGAAAVDKCRKNKSYFSAPAAEEEGGRAATLVGGKGQGAAAVAAAVDKCRKNKSDFSAPAAEEEGGRAATLVGGKGQGAAAVDKCRKNKSDFFFSAAAAEEEGGRAATLVGGKGKVAAAVAAAVTKAA; from the exons atgcaggAAGAA aagaacaaatgtagaaagaacaagtctgacttctcctcagaagcagcagaagaagaagaaggaggacgagcagcaacattagtaggagAAAAAGGACaagaagcagcagcagcggcagcagcaacagcaacagga ctggacaaatgcagaaagaacaagtctgacttcttctcagcagcagcagcagaagaagagggAGGACGAGCTgcaacattagtaggaggaaaaggacaaggagcagcagcagcaacaccAGCAACAGCAGCAGGA gtggacaaatgcagaaagaacaagtctgacttcttctcagcagcagcagcagaagaagagggAGGACGAACAGCAACATTAGTAGgaagaaaaggacaaggagcagcagcagcaacaccAGCAACAGCAGCAGGA gtggacaaatgcagaaagaacaagtctgacttcttctcagcagcagcagaagaagaagaaggaggaccagcattAACATTG gtggacaaatgtagaaagaacaagtctgacttctcctcagcagcagcagaagaagaagaaggaggacgagcagcaacattagtaggaggaaaaggacaaggagcagcagca gtggacaaatgtagaaagaacaagtcttaCTTCTCAGCaccagcagcagaagaagaaggaggacgagcagcaacattagtaggaggaaaaggacaaggagcagcagcagtagcagcagca gtggacaaatgtagaaagaacaagtctgacttctcagcaccagcagcagaagaagaaggaggacgagcagcaacattagtaggaggaaaaggacaaggagcagcagca gtggacaaatgtagaaagaacaagtctgacttcttcttctcagcagcagcagcagaagaagaaggaggacgagcagcaacattagtaggaggaaaaggaaaagtagcagcagcagtagcagcagcagtaacaaaagcagcatag